A window of Solanum stenotomum isolate F172 chromosome 9, ASM1918654v1, whole genome shotgun sequence genomic DNA:
AGACAAGGcaggtgaagaagctgaatggctTCGGAATTTCTAAAAAGATATTTCgttttggcccaaaccaatgGCCCCTATATGCATATATTGCGATAGTCAAGCTGTAATAGGAAGGGCTGGAAGCGTTATGTATAACGAAAAGTCTTGTCACATAAGACGAAGACATAACTCTGTTagacaactactctctagtggaattattaCAATTGACTATATAAAGTCAAATGATAATGTGTTGGATCCATTTACAAAAGGCCTAATtagagagggagttgagagaTCATCGACGGAAATGAGACTATGGTCGAGAACAAGTCAtcgtggcggtaactctacctagaagactgaagatcccaagatctaggttcaaggagataaaacaaagtcatagatgacggttcaacattgtcaaaaattattttatgtctattctcatgatgagacaatgttcagtaaccaGGCTAAAGGCATAAGGATTTTTTAATAGTTTCTAAatttgatacagggtatatcaaatagtgtatctaagggataacacatttagaaaccacctatgtaagtgtgatGTGTAAGCAGCTTTAAGGAGAATCCGGTAAGGTCAATTCTCTATGCACTTATTAACCGATATGTGTCCATGGCTGAAATGAACAAAataatgagaaccaaaaacagttcaagggttgattgtgtgacttatgttgtctaggtatacactaaagctcgacggttcaaagatatcaaatctatcgattgaccaagtatatccgatatatgttcactacggaaagtttaAAGGGAAACCTGCCTATCCAGATGTGATTAACCCTTACTTACAagacacacaagtttttcatgcatatattttaactatagtcattcctcattcatgtgggggattgtttagcaaggtgtgaatgagaaataaaaagagaagagaaaatggaaagtgaaagaaccaatgaaagtgggggaaccaattttggagggaaaatgaaaagtcattgcaaagtgcaaataaaaagtcatttttaccatattgatagaagaaaggaaattattgtccttatattaggaaacacttcctttagctCGCCCGAcctcggcttcggcttcggatttggatttggatttggatttggcaaatgatttgattgataatatttttggacaaaatctatttaatcaatcttgttaattcatttcttttctcttataaattaattcagaatgttagttaAATAACGGAATTAATTTCGCAACGAATTATTTGAGCGCGTACAGTAAATTCGTTTGAAAGGATTTGTTCCTtccgaaaagtcgttacttttcccaaaagaCACAACGTTCTGGAAAAAACAGGTCTGAACAGATTTGTCTGAACAGACGCGTTCTTTGCTGctaatggctataaataagaggtcgttttcatttttcaaacactgaatttttttcctctctgcatacatttttcttacataaacaaaattatcGATCGACTGAATttgtgtgtgctcttgttgttgttcttgcgttcgctggagtttttgaaatttgaggtaccgctacttctttaacaggttaatccattttatcttgggaggaattaatctgcaacctcgggtacagtgaaggaattaaatttcttaaggaaacactgtgatttctgtggactcggattaaaaatcattctgtctatttcatctttttttgtttttgtattttttactaacctgaatacaggagataacataAATAACAAGCTAAATTGGAGTCTTGCTTTTCCCTTTAATATTTGGAATATATGGCTAACTAGAAACCACAGTTATCATAACAATACTAGAGAAGAATTTGACATTACTCGTGTTGAATTACAATAAATTAAATGGAACAATTCCTCCTCCGCTTTCTCAGCTTCCTAATTTGTTAGAGATTTACTCAGATCGTAACAAACTCACCGGAACAATACCGGAATTGTTTGTGAAATTTGAAGGACCAAATGTACCAGACCTGTACCTTTCCCATAACAGCCTAACAGGAAAAGTGCCAACTTCTTTAGGTGATTTGAATTTTTCTAGGCATGATTTCTCAAGGAATAAGCTTGAAGGAGATGTTTCGTTTCTGTTTGATATTTCGAAATTGGAGTTTACTGAGAGCTTAATATCATTGGATTTGAATCATAATCGAATTTTTGGTAGCTTAAGCTTACCACAAGGATTGAAAGATGTACCGTTACAGTTTTTCAATGTGAGTTATAATAGACTTTGTGGACAAGGTGGAACGTTGCACAGGTTTGATGTTTACTCTTATTTACATAACATATGCCTCTGCGGCTCTCCCTTGCTGGACTGTAAGTAGATATGGAGGTCGAGGATTTGGATAGCAGAATGTTGTGGAAGAGGCATGAGATAGCCTCCTCTAGTTATTCCtaatcaagaagaaaaacaaaaggcaAAACTAAAACAATGTGCCTACAATGAAAATCGTCAAAGGCAGAATGACGTGATAGATCCTTATGATTAACTCAACTAACATCACTGATTGGATCATTCTATAGACACTTGAACTCGTTCAAGATAGAAATTTTTGACCCCGCTATCGCTATCACTTGCTTTGACGTGAATGACACATCATATCCTGTCAGAAAAATCCTCTTTACAACAATATTATCACAAATCTGCCAAGGCAAAGGAAATCAAAAGATAGAGTTTTTAGTGGTGGCATCCAGACAGGCTTTACCTAGCGAAGGTGTCATcttaaatcaatcaatcaatatatatttttcatcctAAAATTTAGATCACTATTATTTTTTACCGAATCAGCTCACtgagatataaaaaaaaacacatccttactaaaattttaaaaacttttttcatGTAAAATCCTTTTATTCTATCATCAATTTAACTAAAATATCTGTGAGAATAACCCTCAAACCTCTGAGTAATAAATTAGTGAGATATTATTCGAGATCTcttttttgaagtttgaatttcaaaagcCAACGCATTATTATATACTGTTACACACCATGTGACTTGTGGGGCAGTTTTTCTTGACCAAAAATCCGTATTGCTaaaatatgactttttttttagttttataaataCCAATGAGTTAACTTGATAATATAATACTGTtcataaacaaaaaatgaatatgaacttGCCTCTTCTTGTAGTTGTTTTTCTTTGCTTTGCTTCTCCTTCACTTTCAGTGAGATGCAATCCAAAAGACAAAAAGGTCCTTTTACAGATAAAGGAAGATTTGGGCAATCCTTACCATTTAGCTTCATGGGATCCAAACACAGATTGCTGTTACTGGTACGTCGTTAAATGTGACCGGAAAACCAACCGGATAAATGCTCTCACCGTCTTCCAAGCCAATATCTCCGGTCAAATTCCGGCAGCCGTCGGAGACCTTCCGTATCTCGAAACATTGCAATTCCATCATATCACCAATCTCACCGGAACAATTCAACCTGCAATTGCTAAGCTCACAAATCTCAAAATGTTAAGGCTCAGCTTCACTAATCTTACAGGTCCAATCCCTGAATTCCTTAGTCAGCTGAAGAATTTGACATTGCTCGAGTTGAATTACAATCAATTAACCGGAACAATCCCTTCTTCACTCTCTCAGCTTCCGAATTTGTTAGCGATGCAGTTAGATCGTAACAAACTCACCGGAACAATACCGGAATCGTTTGGGAGATTTATAGGACCAAACATACCAGATCTGTACCTTTCACATAACAGCTTGACCGGAAAAGTGCCGACATCTTTAGGTGATTTGAATTTTTCCAGGCTTGATTTCTCGAGGAATAAGCTTGAAGGAGATGTTTCGTTTTTGTTTGGGAAGAATAAGACGAGTCAGATAATTGATTTATCGAGGAATTCATTGGAGTTTGATATTTCGAAATCGGAGTTTGCTGAGAGCTTGATATCATTGGATTTGAATCATAATCGAATTTTCGGTAGCTTACCACAAGGATTGAAAGATGTACCGTTACAGTCTTTCAATGTAAGTTATAATAGACTTTGTGGACAGATTCCACAAGGTGGAACGTTGCAGAGC
This region includes:
- the LOC125875658 gene encoding polygalacturonase inhibitor-like, with amino-acid sequence MNMNLPLLVVVFLCFASPSLSVRCNPKDKKVLLQIKEDLGNPYHLASWDPNTDCCYWYVVKCDRKTNRINALTVFQANISGQIPAAVGDLPYLETLQFHHITNLTGTIQPAIAKLTNLKMLRLSFTNLTGPIPEFLSQLKNLTLLELNYNQLTGTIPSSLSQLPNLLAMQLDRNKLTGTIPESFGRFIGPNIPDLYLSHNSLTGKVPTSLGDLNFSRLDFSRNKLEGDVSFLFGKNKTSQIIDLSRNSLEFDISKSEFAESLISLDLNHNRIFGSLPQGLKDVPLQSFNVSYNRLCGQIPQGGTLQSFDVYSYLHNKCLCGSPLPDCK